In the genome of Candidatus Poribacteria bacterium, the window TTGAGAAAATGATGAAGTACCCCATAGATGTCTTCCGAGAAGGCAATTTCTCGTTTGGAGTGCCGCTGCCGGGACTCCTGATAGCCGTGTTGCTCGTCGCGCTTTTTGTGGCTACGATATGGGCATATCGGAGCACGCGCGGACGCACGCGACGCCCATTTCGAGGGATTCTCATTTTCTTTCGCACTGTTGTGCTCTGTTTACTCGCTTTCTGTCTACTTAAACCCTTCCTCACAATTTACCAAACCAGTCCTGATGATTCTTATCTATTGGTAATGGTCGATCAGTCCAAGAGCATGCAGATTACCGATTCGACCGATGATGCAACCCGATTGCACCGCGCCAACGAACTCCTTTTCAAAGAGGGAGAGGGGCTTCTTGAGAAACTAAACGCCAAATTCAAAGTACGATTCTTTGGGTTCGATACGACAGCAAAACGGATTCCGAGCGAACCGTTGAACGCAGCGAACGGCGAAAGTACAGATATTCCGCAGGCGGTTAACGAAGCACTCGACGATCTACAAGGTGTCCCGCTTTCTGGGGCTGTGCTGTTGACAGATGGGGCAGACAGAAGCAGCGCAGACATCGCAAAATTCGCGATGCAAATCCGAGAACGGAAACTCCCTATCCATACCGTCGGTATCGGCTCAAAAACGGGCAACCCGGATCTCGAACTCGTCAAAGTGGATATTCCGAGAACCGCCGAGGAAGATTTCCCCGTAGAAATGTGGTTAACACTCAAACGCAAGGGATTTCCGGGAAAGAAAGTCAACGTTCAACTCATCAGCGACGGACGGATACTGAAAACAGAATCCGTTGATATGGATAAAGAGTCCTCCTGGATGCGCCAACTCCGTGTAACAGATGATGTATCTGACACAAAAACAGAACGTGTCCTGCTCAGGTTCATACCGCGACAAGCGGGCACCCAAAGATTTGAAGTCCATGCAGAGCTAGGCGAAACGGAAGCGGTCCCACAAAATAATACGAAGACGTTTTTATTAAAGGTAGCACCTACAAAACGCGTAAAAATCCTATTCGTTGATGGCAAGCCGCGTTCCGAATTCGGCTTTATAAAACGCGCCCTCAAAAACGATCCGAACATCCAACTAACCGACCGATTCTTGACAAGCTTTACCAACGATACACGGCATTATGGGGGCACACAATCCGAAGCAGCACACAATTTCCGCTTTTATCCCGACCAGAAAGAGATGCTCTTCGACTTTGACGCGATTATCTTAGGCAACGTCGATGCTTCACAATTCACCCCTACGCAGTTAGAGAACACCCATGAATTCGTACGCACCCGAGGCGGTGGACTGCTGATGTTAGGCGGTTCCAAATCTTTAGGGAATCACGAATTCTCGGAATCCTATATTAACACACCGATTGCCCAATGCCTCCCCATAGAGTTGGAAATCGGTTCACCACCGGCACCGTTAGCACCCAGACGACGCGGCTCGCAGTCTCTTAGAAACACGGGATATAAATTGCAATTGACACCCGATGGAAAAGTTGAAACACTCATGGCATTGGCAAATAGCCCAACGGAGAACATAGAGCGTTGGACGCGTCTTCCTACGCTCATGGGCTATAGTAAAGTAAAGCGGGCAAAAGCAGGAGCACTTGTTCTCGCTGAACATCCGACAGATCGGAATGAATTCGGCAATCGCATCCTTATTGCAACCCATAACTACAATGCAGGACGCGTCATGGTGTTTACACCGCACACCTCATGGCGGTGGCGGATGCATACCCCCCACGAAGATGATAGTTATGAACGGTTCTGGCGACAGGTCGCCAAGTGGTTGACAACCGCACCCAAGGAACATATTAGACTCGATATTGCGAAAACCGCCTATTCCCTGAAAGAACCCGTGATAATTGAGGTTACCGCTACAGATCCGCAGTTTGAACCCACAAACAACGCAAAACTCCGAGCAGTTGTGGTTGATGAAGCGGGAAAACGGAGAGAACTGAAACTTGAGCAGGTCCTCGGTAAAGACGGATTCTATACAGCGCGTTTTATTCCGAATCGGTACGGCGAATACACCGTCACTGCTACCGGTACCCTTGATGGTGAAAACCTCGGAGAACAACAGAGTCTGTTCGAGGTAAAGACCTCCTACGCCGAATTTAGCAACGCCGAACTCAACGTCGAGCTTCTCAAAACACTCGCTGAAGGTAGCGGTGGGGCATACTACAGTCCCGAAGAAGCATCGCAACTTGCCAATCGGATTCCACTTGTCGAGAGTGCAACGTCAAAGATTACGGACGTAGACATTTGGGATATGCCCCTAATTTTCGGGTTGGTCATCGCGCTACTTGGATTCGAGTGGTTTCTAAGGAAACGGGGTGGGTTGATATAGCAGAAAAACCGCTTCCCACTAACAACCTTATGGAGATAGAAAATGAAACATACAACAAGAATTGAACTCGTAAACCGAAAAGATATGTTCTTGGCGGAAGCAGGCGTTATCGCCCCTGGAGAAATTCGGCAAGTCATTGTTGAGGACGCGGTCGTTGATACTGGCGCAACCGGGTTGTCCCTCCCAGAACCACTCATTGAACAGCTCGGTTTGACGCCAGTCAGGAATAGACGAGCGCGAACCACGAACGGTATCGTCACTCGAACCGTTTATTCAGAAGTCCGCTATACAGTCTTGGAACGGGACGGAACAATAGAAGTAGCAAACCTGCCAGCGGACCTGCCAGCCCTTGTAGGGCACATGATTTTAGAATACCTTGACCTTTGCCTCGACATCAAAAGAGGTTTGATTTACAATCCCGAGCATGACGATGAGTGGATTGAAGACCAGCTCTAATAAAAATTCTTCAATTGGGCTACAGAAAATGGACAAGATTAGTCGTCAAGACATTCAAGCTACATGCGATGATATTGTGCGGGAATTCGCACCACTACAAGTCATTCTCTTTGGCTCCTATGCTTACGGCACCCCCACAGAGGATTCGGATGTCGACCTACTCGTAGTGATGCCGATTCCCAAATCAGAGACGCGCCGCCAAACCGTAGAAATCCTGCAGCGTATTCCACGCCGGTTTCGCATGGATCTATTGGTGCGTTCTCCTGAAGAAATCGCCTACCGCGTTTCGTATAACGACTGGTTCCTTCGCGAGATCACCGAAAAAGGAAAAGTACTTTATCAATCCACAGATTTTTTCCTAAAACCGATTAAAAAGGAAAAACGCGCTATGAATCCATTAACCTTGGAGTGGATACAAAAGGCTGAAGGCGATTACACCGTTATGCGCCAGAATCATCAATCATCGACGCCTGTCTATGATGCTATCTGCTTCCATGCGCAGCAGTGTATCGAAAAATACCTGAAGGCGTGGCTTCAAGAGGCGAACATCCCTTTTTCAAAAACGCACGATTTAAAAGACTCGCTCAGCTTAATAGCTCCCACTATTCCCGCTTGGCGGGCATGGCACTCGGACTTCTCATCATTTACAACCCATGCTGTGGATCTCCATTATCCGGGAGAGTTTGCCACGGCTGAGGATGCAGCGCATGTAGTGCAGATATGCACTACAGTTCGTCAAGCCGTTCGCGATCAGCTGAATTAGACCCCCCTTCGTCTCTCCATCCAAAACTCCCAACCGCACTTAAGGTGAAATATAGCATATATGGCGTGAGTTTTCACGCCATATATGCGTACAGAGAACCTTATTTCTCCATACCAAAACTTAAAACGAAATACCCCTCTGCATTTTCCCAGAAAGTGTTGTGTAATTTTATAGTTACTTAAGGGTTAAAATTTTTAATTTGAATAAAAACACAAATTGACTTATTATAACTTTAATAGCTGCGGGGGTGCACAAATACTTCTCGTAGAGGTTGGGAACGCACCCTACAGAGACAGGCAACCTCGCCGCTACGATGCCGCGTCATGCCTTGAAGGGACGCTGATGGCAGGCTATTTATGCACTTAGAATACGGAATCTACTATATTTACCAAAACAGGAGATTTTTCATAGATGAAAGTTAATCGGATTTTGATGTTAATACTGTTTTTGATTCCCGCCATAGTGCTAATTGGCGCGTGTCAACAGCAGGCGAACGCGGCAACACAAGATTTTATCTTTAACGAGGACACAATCCGTGTCGATATTGACGGTTTCAGTTTAGCTGGTGGCAAGTCCGGTATTCTTGATCTGGTTGAGGTTGGCAGCGCGGGAGATCTCGCGCTTATACCCGGTATTCAGGAACTATCTATAACTGACGCGGATGGACAGCAAGTCCTCTGGGAGGAAGGACAATCTATCCTTGCCCAAGCACTCGGAATACCCTTTTCCGCGGTGCCAGCTTCTGACATAAAACTGTTTCAACTGAGACGCGAAGACGGAGGAACATTTGATTTTTTCTCAGCTTTTGATCTGAGTGATAAGCTTGATAAGATAAAATCCCGTACTACCCGCGCTCACTTTTATCGGGACGCGGTTCTGCGCGCAGTGGTTTTGGAAGAAACGGGACGTCTGTATCCCGATCTCTTACCCGACGCAATTGACCACAGTTTGGACGGCAGTTTACAACTCTTGGGTTTGGCAAATATCGGGGCGAAAGTTGGGGGATCTGCCTATCAACACCTGCGTCAAGTTGAAGATTATAGGAAAGCACTTGAACACGGACAGATTGTCAGTAAAAATGAACTTGCGAAGAAAGTAGCACATAGGATTCATAAGGGGCCTTTCGGCAAGAGCGTACGTGCCTTAGGTGTGTTGAGTGCTGTACTTGAGTTAGCGGATAATATCAATGACGAAATCCGTCGGAATTCTCTTATGGCAGAAATGGCCAAAGATATTATCATATTGAAAGGTTTAGAGGATACGTTGCTACTCATGGAGCAGGTGGGCGGTCTTAAGGACCCCGCAATGATCGATGGCATGAAAATGGCACTTGACGATTTGACGGTAATTAGTAAGGATCGATTAACAGCTGTTGCCAAAGGAATTGGGAAGACAACACCGACGCTGATTAGAGTTTTGGCTCCACAAGTACTAAAGTTATCTGGAAAAGCCCTGAAAGCGGCACCGAAAGTGGGAAAATTTGTGAAAATTGGTTCAAGTGGTTTGCTTGTAGCGTTATACCAATTCTAATTGATAATTCCTCTTAAAAGGTTGGCTATTTTTCAGCACTGCTCGGTGCGGTTAGAAACCGCACCTACTGGGTGTGACGTGAGTGGGTTCGGTTAATGCGAGATAAACTTTTAGAAATGGTATTAGAAGCCGCTGAACTCGTTAAGGATCGCTCAAGCCACCGGAGGCGAATATTTTGAGGCATCCCATGACTATCATATACAGACCGTTTACAGCGTAATCCTTGACAAAACGACCGGTAAATCTACAATCGCAAGCTACGCCGGTTATATTAATGAGAACCAGCAAATTACGAAGAATGTCTCAATTGATGATACCGTCGATCAGATGGACGTTTCCTGCAACTGGCAGGGCAGCACGATTGAACTCGTGCTTATTGATCCAGATGGCACTCAGATAACGCCCCGGGACGCTGCTGCGAACCCACGCATCACTTATAAACCCGCGCCGACTTATGCCATCTATACGCTTGAGAATCCAAAGGTAGGCGAATGGCAGATACAGGCGACCGGCACAGATATTCCACCGCAAGGAGAACCCTTCAACCTCACCGTGAGCGCGGCTTCAGATTTTTTTACCAATCTCCTCTCCTTCGATTCAAGTTATACCGTTGGCGAAACCATCCAGATCGGCATCGAGGTCCAAGAAAAAACTGGGGATACATTTGCCGCAGTGTTAGGCGCGACGACTGCTGCCAAAGTCATTCGTCCAGACGGCAGAGTTGATACGCTTAACTTACACGATGACGGTAGTCATGATGATCGTGCGGCGAACGACGGTGTCTATGCCAATAACTACCGCTCCGTCGATAAACACGGAACATACCTCATTCAAGTGTCGGCGGAAAACGGGTTCTCTCGCGAAATTCAGAGACAGGTTGTCGTAGGGCGTATTGATAATGTCTTTATTGATGGGTCAAGCTTGACTCCCGCTGCAGGGGCAACGCTCAAGCAAACCCCAAGCGTTATCAGTGCGGTGATCTCAGGACCTGCAGGCAAGATTAACAGCAATTCAATTGTGCTGAAGGTTGACAGAAACACTGTCTCACATACTTATGATAGCATAAACCAACTCGTTTCCTACCGGGCGGGCGGTTTATCCAGTGGCGAACACAATGTGCAGTTAAGTGTCCGGGATACGAGCGGTAATGCAATTGAGACGACTTGGTCATTTAGGACGCAAGTTGCAGACGCGCTAACAGAACGCACAACCCTCACAGGGCATACGAGCAGTGTCTATAGCGTCGCGTTTAGTCCAGATGGACAAACTATCGCAAGTGGAAGTGGTGACAACACCATCCGTTTCTGGGATGTTAACACAGCCACTGAAATCAAAAAACTCATAGGGCATACGGACAGTGTCTACAGCGTCGCGTTTAGTCCAGATGGACAAACTATCGCAAGTGGGAGTTTTGACAACACCATCCGTCTCTGGAATGTCACCACCGGTGCTGAAATCAAAAAACTCATAGGGCATACCGATTGGGTTTGGGACGTAGCGTTCAGTCCGGATGGACAAACTATCGTAAGTACAAGTGTCGACAAAACTGTTCGCCTCTGGGATGTTGCCACCGGCACACATGAAACCCTCACAAGGCATACGGATGCTGTCAGTAGCGTATCATTCAGTCCGGATGGACAAACTATCGCAGGGGGTAGTCTTGACAATATCATTTATCTCTGGGATGTAAACACTGGCATGCAACGTAAAACACTTATAGGACATACGGGGGTTGTCTGGGACGTATCATTCAGTCCGGATGGGCAGACACTCGCAAGTGGGAGTGCTGACAGAACTCTCCATCTGTGGGATGTCACCACCAGCATACAACACCAAATACTCACAGGGCATACGCAAGGTGTCTATAGTGTGGCGTTTAGTCCGGATGGGCAGACACTCGCAAGTGGGAGTGCCGGCCGAATCATCTGTCTCTGGGATGTAAACACCGGCATCCAACGCCAAACCCTCACAGGGCACACGGATACTGTCCTCAGCGTGGCGTTTAGTCCGGATGGGCAGACACTCGTAAGTGGGGGAGATGACAATACCATCCGGCTCTGGGGAGCCGCACCAGATGTTCAACCGTCAGCGTTAGCGGCAGATGTGAACGGCGATGGGGTCGTAGATACCCAGGATCTAACATTGGTTCACGCGAACTTGGGAAAATATGGACAGAACGATGCGGATATCAACGGTGATGGCATTGTGAATGCAGAGGATATCGTTTTGGTTTTAGCGGCAATAGAGGCGGCTGCCGGCGCGCCATAGACAGGTGTCGCATCTATTCACCCCAGAAGAGGTACAACAGTGGCTCACTGAAGCCAGACAGTTCGCCGATAAGTCGCCTGCTCATCGGCGCGGGGTGTTGTTATTGGCACAACTCCTTACCCTGTTAGCACCAGAAGAAACTGTGCTATTACCGAATTATCCGAATCCATTCAACCCAGAAACGTGGATCCCGTATCGTTTAGCAAACCCCGCAGAGGTCACACTCACGATCTATGCCGTCAACGGGCAGGTTGTACGTACCTTGGACTTAGGGCATCAGACAGCAGGTTTCTATGAAGATCGAAACCGTGCCGCGTACTGGGATGGCAGGAACGCACAAGGGGAGTCTGTTGCAAGTGGTGTCTATTTCTATACGCTATCCGCTGGCGATTTCACTGCTACGCGAAAATTGTTGATTCGGAAATAAGACCTGTTTATCTGGTATAATATTCAGGCAGGGAGCTCTTATGGCTCCCTGCTTTTTTGTCAGAATTTTGCCTTGACAAACGCAACGTTAGATGTTACAATAAACCTCACAGAGCACTCAGTCACAGAGGCATAAAACGCATGACACAACAAGAACTCCATGAAATCGTGGAAGGGATTCGTTCACCCGAACAGGTCTCCATGACATTGGCAGAATTTCTTGAGTACGATATAGAAGGATATGAGTACGTTAAAGGAGAATTAGTGCCGATGTCACCAGCGACGAGAGCACATAGCAGGATTAGTGTCAACGTCATTCGGTATTTGGACCAGCATGTCCGTGAGAATCAGTTAGGGGAGGTACATGTAGAGACAACTTTTCAGGTTGGTGAACGTGGACTGAAGCCAGATGTGGCGTTTGTGTCAACAACCCGGTTAGATGGAGACGAAAACAAAGGATTTCCGATACCGCCCGATCTGGCAATTGAGGTCGTTTCGCCGACAGACGCTCAGTCGCGTATTGTCGACAAAGCGTTTGCCTATCTGAACGCAGGGACGCGCCGCGTCTGGGTTCTTGAACCCCGCTCTCAAACAGTGACGGTTTACCGTTCTGAAAAAGATATGACCCTGCTTACGTGTGAAGACACTCTCACCGCTGAGGATGTTGTACCAGGGTTCACCTGTTCCGTCTCGCAACTTTTCGAGTAACCAGGGTCGCCCTGAAGGAAAACAACAGAACATTTTGAAGGATAAAAACTGGCTCTCGGATTTTATGCGGGAAGACGATACAGTGTCCGTGCTTGGGATGCTAATTCCGCGTAGAAAATATAACATATCGCTTTTGCTATACGGAATTATTTTTTGTATAGCAGCAGTGGGACTTACAACTTGGGAGTTTCTTGTGGATCAGCCGAAGATCGTTGCAGTGAGATCCACGCTGTCCTCACTGGCTCGGTTTGGGTTCATCGAGGCAGTATTTTTTATGATACTCCCACACATGAGGAGGATGATGATGTATTGGGAATTGAGAAAGAAGATGCCAGAGATCATAGAGAAAGCCGTAGCTGAAGCGGTAGCCGAAGCCGTAGCTGAAGCGGTAGCCGAAGCCGTGCCAAAGGCGGTGGCAAAAACGCGACAGGAAGATTTCGCCCGCTTTAAACAGTTCTGTGAAAAACATGGCATTACCTATACCGAAGAAGATTGGACCGACGAAACGCCTGACGGCAAAGACGAGTAACGCGCTTGTTACAAGTGAAAAGGAGAACGATGAACAATTCCTACAAAAGCGTCATGTTCGTTATCGCTGACGATTGGAGCCGTATCGCAAAATGCTACGGAAACGATGTTATTCGTACACCAAACATTGATGCCTTCGCCGAACGCGGTGTCGTGTTTGACCATGCATTCTGTACAAGTCCATCTTGTGCTGTGAGTCGCGCCTGCATTCTCACAGGACAACACAGCCACACACATGGACAATACGGACACTGCCACGGGATTCACGGATTCCGTACGCATGAACATATCACATCAGTGCCGAAAATCCTGAAAGCACACGGATTTGCTACAGCGTGTATCGGAAAGAAACACGTCGAACCCGCCACAGTCTATCCGTTTGATTATGAGCCGAGGGTCGACGCGAGAAGCCCTGTAGATATGGCAGCGAAGGTAAATGACTTTCTCGCTGAGAACGCCGACAAACCGTTCTATCTCCACATCGGTAGCAGCTATCCACACCGAGCAGGCAAAGGCTTCGGAAATGACCGGACACATGCCGGTATTGAATCCGACCCCTATAGCCCGGACGAAATAATCGTGCCGAATTTCCTGCCAGATGTCCCAGCAGTCCGTGAAGACCTCGCTGACTATTACGAAAGCGTTTCACGATGGGATGCTGTAGTGGGAGGGGTATTAGATGCCCTGGACGCTTCTGGACGCGCAGACGAAACCCTCGTCTTCGTCACAACAGATCACGCCATGCCGTTTCCGGGCGCGAAAGCATCGAGCTTTGACAGCGGACACCACTGCCCACTGCTTATCGCCAGCCCTACACAACAAAAACGCGGCTTCCACAACCAAGCACTCGTCAATTGGGTCGATTTCTGTCCAACGATGTTAGAGTGGTGCGGTGTCGAGCATCCCGATGGCACGGACGCACTCCCGGGCAGGTCTATTCTCTCCATCCTCGAAGATGACAGCGCGCATCCAGGGAACGGTGAATGGGAAGAAACCTATTTTTCTCATTGCTTCCACGAGGTGACCAACTACTATCCCTATCGCGTGTTGCGCGGTCGACGGTATAAGTACGTCCGGAATCTGGCGTATCAATTGGAGACGCCGCTCCCCAGTGACCTGTTCCGATCCATCTCATGGACAGCCGTTCGGAACGATAACGTCCAACAACTCGGTGAACGACAGCGGACAGACTTTCTACACCAAGGGCGCGAGGCACTCTTTGACATAGAAAACGATCCAGCAGAATCACAAAATCTTATTGACGTGCCAGCGTTACAAGACATCGCCAACGAGATGCGCCAAAAGGTCATCGACTTCAGGCAGAAAACTGAGGATCCCTGGCTTGAGCAGTCCTTCCAGGAAGGCGAAACGCAATCTTTCTTTTAATTCCGGTTAGCAATCAGTCATCGGCTTCAGCCACTCGCTTGTGGTAATTGAAAACGCTTGCGCCTACCATAAAGGTTTCTTTCTGACCGCTGAAAGCCGACTGTTGACAGCCATCTAATATGCAAAATTACGATTTAGAAGCGATGAATGCCCGCATCCAAGCGGACAGTGGGCACATACAGCAGATTTTCACAGAGTCGGGAAAAGTTATCGTCGGGCAAAGCGAGTTATTGGAAGGATTGCTCATCGGGCTGCTCTGCAACGGGCATATTCTGCTTGAAGGCGTACCTGGACTGGCAAAGACAACCGCCGTGAGCGCGCTCGCGCAAACGATTGACGCTTCCTTCAACCGCCTACAATTCACGCCCGACCTACTCCCTGCAGACCTCATCGGCACACTCATCTACGACCAACAGAAGGGTGATTTCTACACGAAAAAGGGACCTATTTTCGCTAACGTCATCCTCGCAGACGAGATAAACCGCGCACCCGCCAAAGTCCAAAGCGCACTTCTCGAAGCGATGCAGGAACGGCAAGTTACAATCGGTGGAACGACCTATCCACTTGATGACCCATTCCTTGTTCTGGCAACCCAGAACCCAATTGAACATGAAGGCACCTATCCACTGCCAGAAGCACAGGTGGATCGGTTTATGCTAAAGATTAAAGTTGACTATCCTTCGCACGCAGAAGAATTGCAAATCCTCCGACGGATGACAACCGAAGAAATCCAAGCAATTCAGCAAGTGATTTCCCCGAAAGATATTATCCGATTCCGAGAAATCGTCCGCAGTATCTATATGGCTGAACAGTTGGAGAACTATATCGTCGATCTGGTGTGTGCGACGCGGACACCCGAAGCTTATCAATTAGATGAACTTAGCAGCTTGATTGAATACGGCGCATCGCCGCGTGCGACCATCTTTTTGGCATTT includes:
- a CDS encoding glutamine amidotransferase: MFEKMMKYPIDVFREGNFSFGVPLPGLLIAVLLVALFVATIWAYRSTRGRTRRPFRGILIFFRTVVLCLLAFCLLKPFLTIYQTSPDDSYLLVMVDQSKSMQITDSTDDATRLHRANELLFKEGEGLLEKLNAKFKVRFFGFDTTAKRIPSEPLNAANGESTDIPQAVNEALDDLQGVPLSGAVLLTDGADRSSADIAKFAMQIRERKLPIHTVGIGSKTGNPDLELVKVDIPRTAEEDFPVEMWLTLKRKGFPGKKVNVQLISDGRILKTESVDMDKESSWMRQLRVTDDVSDTKTERVLLRFIPRQAGTQRFEVHAELGETEAVPQNNTKTFLLKVAPTKRVKILFVDGKPRSEFGFIKRALKNDPNIQLTDRFLTSFTNDTRHYGGTQSEAAHNFRFYPDQKEMLFDFDAIILGNVDASQFTPTQLENTHEFVRTRGGGLLMLGGSKSLGNHEFSESYINTPIAQCLPIELEIGSPPAPLAPRRRGSQSLRNTGYKLQLTPDGKVETLMALANSPTENIERWTRLPTLMGYSKVKRAKAGALVLAEHPTDRNEFGNRILIATHNYNAGRVMVFTPHTSWRWRMHTPHEDDSYERFWRQVAKWLTTAPKEHIRLDIAKTAYSLKEPVIIEVTATDPQFEPTNNAKLRAVVVDEAGKRRELKLEQVLGKDGFYTARFIPNRYGEYTVTATGTLDGENLGEQQSLFEVKTSYAEFSNAELNVELLKTLAEGSGGAYYSPEEASQLANRIPLVESATSKITDVDIWDMPLIFGLVIALLGFEWFLRKRGGLI
- a CDS encoding aspartyl protease family protein — its product is MKHTTRIELVNRKDMFLAEAGVIAPGEIRQVIVEDAVVDTGATGLSLPEPLIEQLGLTPVRNRRARTTNGIVTRTVYSEVRYTVLERDGTIEVANLPADLPALVGHMILEYLDLCLDIKRGLIYNPEHDDEWIEDQL
- a CDS encoding HEPN domain-containing protein; its protein translation is MDKISRQDIQATCDDIVREFAPLQVILFGSYAYGTPTEDSDVDLLVVMPIPKSETRRQTVEILQRIPRRFRMDLLVRSPEEIAYRVSYNDWFLREITEKGKVLYQSTDFFLKPIKKEKRAMNPLTLEWIQKAEGDYTVMRQNHQSSTPVYDAICFHAQQCIEKYLKAWLQEANIPFSKTHDLKDSLSLIAPTIPAWRAWHSDFSSFTTHAVDLHYPGEFATAEDAAHVVQICTTVRQAVRDQLN
- a CDS encoding dockerin type I domain-containing protein, coding for MDVSCNWQGSTIELVLIDPDGTQITPRDAAANPRITYKPAPTYAIYTLENPKVGEWQIQATGTDIPPQGEPFNLTVSAASDFFTNLLSFDSSYTVGETIQIGIEVQEKTGDTFAAVLGATTAAKVIRPDGRVDTLNLHDDGSHDDRAANDGVYANNYRSVDKHGTYLIQVSAENGFSREIQRQVVVGRIDNVFIDGSSLTPAAGATLKQTPSVISAVISGPAGKINSNSIVLKVDRNTVSHTYDSINQLVSYRAGGLSSGEHNVQLSVRDTSGNAIETTWSFRTQVADALTERTTLTGHTSSVYSVAFSPDGQTIASGSGDNTIRFWDVNTATEIKKLIGHTDSVYSVAFSPDGQTIASGSFDNTIRLWNVTTGAEIKKLIGHTDWVWDVAFSPDGQTIVSTSVDKTVRLWDVATGTHETLTRHTDAVSSVSFSPDGQTIAGGSLDNIIYLWDVNTGMQRKTLIGHTGVVWDVSFSPDGQTLASGSADRTLHLWDVTTSIQHQILTGHTQGVYSVAFSPDGQTLASGSAGRIICLWDVNTGIQRQTLTGHTDTVLSVAFSPDGQTLVSGGDDNTIRLWGAAPDVQPSALAADVNGDGVVDTQDLTLVHANLGKYGQNDADINGDGIVNAEDIVLVLAAIEAAAGAP
- a CDS encoding T9SS type A sorting domain-containing protein, encoding MSHLFTPEEVQQWLTEARQFADKSPAHRRGVLLLAQLLTLLAPEETVLLPNYPNPFNPETWIPYRLANPAEVTLTIYAVNGQVVRTLDLGHQTAGFYEDRNRAAYWDGRNAQGESVASGVYFYTLSAGDFTATRKLLIRK
- a CDS encoding Uma2 family endonuclease, with translation MTQQELHEIVEGIRSPEQVSMTLAEFLEYDIEGYEYVKGELVPMSPATRAHSRISVNVIRYLDQHVRENQLGEVHVETTFQVGERGLKPDVAFVSTTRLDGDENKGFPIPPDLAIEVVSPTDAQSRIVDKAFAYLNAGTRRVWVLEPRSQTVTVYRSEKDMTLLTCEDTLTAEDVVPGFTCSVSQLFE
- a CDS encoding sulfatase encodes the protein MNNSYKSVMFVIADDWSRIAKCYGNDVIRTPNIDAFAERGVVFDHAFCTSPSCAVSRACILTGQHSHTHGQYGHCHGIHGFRTHEHITSVPKILKAHGFATACIGKKHVEPATVYPFDYEPRVDARSPVDMAAKVNDFLAENADKPFYLHIGSSYPHRAGKGFGNDRTHAGIESDPYSPDEIIVPNFLPDVPAVREDLADYYESVSRWDAVVGGVLDALDASGRADETLVFVTTDHAMPFPGAKASSFDSGHHCPLLIASPTQQKRGFHNQALVNWVDFCPTMLEWCGVEHPDGTDALPGRSILSILEDDSAHPGNGEWEETYFSHCFHEVTNYYPYRVLRGRRYKYVRNLAYQLETPLPSDLFRSISWTAVRNDNVQQLGERQRTDFLHQGREALFDIENDPAESQNLIDVPALQDIANEMRQKVIDFRQKTEDPWLEQSFQEGETQSFF
- a CDS encoding AAA family ATPase, which gives rise to MQNYDLEAMNARIQADSGHIQQIFTESGKVIVGQSELLEGLLIGLLCNGHILLEGVPGLAKTTAVSALAQTIDASFNRLQFTPDLLPADLIGTLIYDQQKGDFYTKKGPIFANVILADEINRAPAKVQSALLEAMQERQVTIGGTTYPLDDPFLVLATQNPIEHEGTYPLPEAQVDRFMLKIKVDYPSHAEELQILRRMTTEEIQAIQQVISPKDIIRFREIVRSIYMAEQLENYIVDLVCATRTPEAYQLDELSSLIEYGASPRATIFLAFAARARAFLSQRGYVTPEDIHAVGMDVLRHRVIISYEAEADGRDVESIISQVFAKIEVP